The DNA window CGGCGTGATGCTGGGCATCGGCCGCTCCATCGGCGAGACCGCGGCGTTGATCTTTACCGCTGGCTCTTCGCTGCGTCTGCCGCAATCGCTGTTCGATTCCTCGCGCACCATGTCCGTCCACTTTTACATCCTGGCGCGCGAAGGATTGTCCACGCAAAACGCCTACGGCACAGCGGCGGTTCTGATCCTATCGGTGCTGTCGGTCAATGCCGTGGCCTATTATCTCATGCACCGCTATATGAAAAAAAATGCATAACCATTGCTCACAGCCGCAACCGGCGACGGGCCATGCGGCCGCAGGATGATCATGAAAGCCAAATTCACGTTATCTCAATTCAGCGCTTATTATGGTTCGCATCGCGCGCTGCAGCAGATCGATCTGCTCGTTCCGACGCGGCGAATCCTCGGCATCATCGGTCCTGCCGGCTCGGGCAAGACCACTTTTTTGCGCTCGCTCAATCGGCTGAACGATCTGACCACCGGCTTTCGCCGGCAGGGCGAGGTGAGGCTGGATGGCGAGGACATCTATGGCGCCGCTTTCGATCCCATCACCCTGCGCCGGCGCGTAGGCATGCTGTTCGCTTTGCCCATTGCCCTGCCCATGAGCATTTATGAAAACGTGGTCTACGGTCCGCGCATGCAGGGAATCAGCGGACGGTCTCAGCTGGACCAGCTGGTGGAAAGCAGTCTGCGCGCCGCGTTTTTGTGGGAGGAGGTCAAAGACCGTTTAAAGAGTTCCGCATTACGATTGTCCGGCGGCCAGCAGCAGCGGCTCTGCCTCGCGCGCGTCCTGG is part of the bacterium genome and encodes:
- a CDS encoding phosphate ABC transporter, permease protein PstA yields the protein GVMLGIGRSIGETAALIFTAGSSLRLPQSLFDSSRTMSVHFYILAREGLSTQNAYGTAAVLILSVLSVNAVAYYLMHRYMKKNA
- a CDS encoding phosphate ABC transporter ATP-binding protein codes for the protein MKAKFTLSQFSAYYGSHRALQQIDLLVPTRRILGIIGPAGSGKTTFLRSLNRLNDLTTGFRRQGEVRLDGEDIYGAAFDPITLRRRVGMLFALPIALPMSIYENVVYGPRMQGISGRSQLDQLVESSLRAAFLWEEVKDRLKSSALRLSGGQQQRLCLARVLALHPEVILLDEPTSGLDPISTAKIEDALTLLKEQYTIVLVTNNTMQAGRVADTTAFFLMGELIEHDETKKIFTNPAQQRTLDYVTGRFG